CGGTGCTACTGCTCGACGACTTGTACCAGTCCGGCGTTTCGATGAACTACGTCGGCATGCTCCTGGTCGAGGCCGGCGCGACAGCAGTTCTGGGTCTCGCCGTCGAGAAGACGTGCCGCAACGACGACAACCTCGGAGGACGCCAGCCATGACGATATCGCCAAACGCGGTCGCCTCGATGCGACTGCTTTCGATCCGCGGCGTCGGGGCTGCCAAGCTCCGCAAGATCGGTCAGCTGTCGACTCAAGCTGGACGGAGCCTCGACGCCGCGATCAACGACGAGCCGCTGCTCTCGCGTGTGCTGAACGAGCAACAGCTAGACCAGCTTCGGGCATCGGAGCCTCCGGATCTCGAGGAGCTCGAGCGCGAGGGGATCGGCGCGATTAGCGTATTCGACGAGAGCTATCCGCGGCGCCTCTCAGCGCGCTTGAACGACGGCGCCCCGCCACTACTGTTTGTTCGCGGGCGGCTCGAGATCCTGGAGCAGCCGTCCGTTGGATTCTGCGGCTCGCGCAAGGCGAGCGAAAAGGGCCTTTGCGTGGCGACGGACTGCGCCGAGCAGCTCGCACAGGACCGGATCAACGTGGTGTCGGGATATGCCGCTGGCGTCGACCTCCACGCGCACAAAGCCGCTCTGGCTGCCGGAGGCACGACCACGCTCGTGCTCGCAGAGGGTATCCAATCGTTCCGAATCAAGCGCGATCTTCGCGAAGTGTGGGACTGGGATCGCGCGTGCGTCGTCAGCGAGTTCCTTCCGTCGGCAAAATGGAGCGTCGGCAACGCTATGCAGCGAAACCGAACCATTTGCGGGCTCTCGAACGCCATGATCCTCATCGAGGCGCGAAGCAGCGGGGGGAGTATCGCGGCCGGCAACGCGTGCCTCGAGCTCGGCGTGCCCCTGTTCGCGCCCGTGTACCAAGGCATGCCGGAATCGGCCACCGGCAATCGAATACTGCTCACGCAGGGCGCAAGAGAGATCCGCAAGGGCAGGCAGACGAACCGGGCCCTACTGAGCGAGCTCGTTTCGTGTGTCAACGCGAACCCTGATGGACCCTCCACGGCGAACGCTCCGCAACTCGCGTTGTTTGCCGGAAACAGCTAGTCTCGATTCCGCTCACCGGCAAGGACCGTCGACGCCGAGCGCACGCCCGCGGGCGGGCACCGACGTGTGCAGGCGCGGCGCAGACGACGGCGGCGGTGGCCGCGCGGTCGGCGGCGGAGCGGCGCATGCGTCGTGATTCGCCCCGTGCGCGCTCGCGGCGCGCGGCCGGAGGCGCCCGGGGGCGCAACCCGCCCCACGCGAGGGCGTAGCCGCGGCGCAGCGCGGCCCGGGTCACAGGTCGTAGCGCACCGCAGCGCCCAGTTGCACGGCGGCGCCCGCGATCGGCACCTCGCCGGCGACGACCCGATACACCGACAGTTCGGGCGCCACGCGCCACCGCGCGCCGAGCCGTGCTTCGGCGCCCGCGAACGCGCCCAGCCACAGCCCCTGCGCATGGCCGCCGGTGCGCGGCCAAAACAAGCCCCAGCCGGCCAACGGACCGACCGACACCGACCACCGCCGCGACAGCGGGCGGCTCGCGATGCCGGCGACACCTGCGAACGCGTGGATAGCGTCGACCGTAGCCGGTGTGTTCGCCGTGCGCGCCGCGGCGAGCGAAGGCGCCACCGCCCACGACCACCGGCCGCGTACCACCCGCCAGGTCGCCTCGACCTGCGCGCCGGCGACGAACAGCTTGGCGCCGACGTCGACATCCGGCGCGACGCCGCGACGCGCCGACAGCTCGACATGACCGATCGGAAGCCTGCTGTCCTGCTCGAAGTCGCGCATTGCCCCGACGCCGAGTGCGGCGCCAACCTGCCAGTGTCCGGGGGGTACCGGATCCGCAGTTCGGTACACCGTCGTCGACGGGCAGCCCGCCAACGCGGCCATTGCCGCCGTCACGACTGCACACGTCGCGAGGTCAGCGCGCCTTCGGGTGCGCATCGAAGAACTCCACGAACAGGTCGTCCGCATCGAAGTCGCGCGTCACCGGACCGACGCGATCCGCGCTGAAGTACTGCCAGCCGCCCGGCCACGTGTGGCCGCCGCCATCGACGCGCACCAGCTCCACCGCGGCCGTGCACCCGTCCCAGCGCACGCGCACCGACGTCATGCCGTCATCGGCTGTATCGGGCAACAGTTCCTCGGAACAGGTGTCGGAGCAACCATTTCGCACACGCGCGCCGGCAAGGGTGTCGTCGACGCCCACCTTGCGCTTGCCGTCCTTCTGCGCACACGCCGCGGTCCCGCCGCCGTACGCCCAGCACGGATCGGCCGTGCCGTGGATGTGCAACACTGCGACTCCTGCGGCGCAACTGCCCCCCGCGGCCGCAAACTGATTGGCGCCCCCAACCGGCGCGATCGCCGCGAACCGCTCGGGCCGTTCGCACGCGAGCCGATACACCATCGCCGCACCATTGGAGATGCCGGTCGCGTACACGCGGCTCGGATCGATCGGCACGATGCGCGCGAGCTCGGCGTGCAGGTCGTCGAAGTAGCCGATGTCGTCGGAGCGAGACGCGCACGCGGCGCCGCTGGTGCACTGCCAGTCGCCAACGCCGCC
This Deltaproteobacteria bacterium DNA region includes the following protein-coding sequences:
- a CDS encoding DNA-binding protein — protein: MTISPNAVASMRLLSIRGVGAAKLRKIGQLSTQAGRSLDAAINDEPLLSRVLNEQQLDQLRASEPPDLEELEREGIGAISVFDESYPRRLSARLNDGAPPLLFVRGRLEILEQPSVGFCGSRKASEKGLCVATDCAEQLAQDRINVVSGYAAGVDLHAHKAALAAGGTTTLVLAEGIQSFRIKRDLREVWDWDRACVVSEFLPSAKWSVGNAMQRNRTICGLSNAMILIEARSSGGSIAAGNACLELGVPLFAPVYQGMPESATGNRILLTQGAREIRKGRQTNRALLSELVSCVNANPDGPSTANAPQLALFAGNS
- a CDS encoding polyhydroxybutyrate depolymerase gives rise to the protein GGVGDWQCTSGAACASRSDDIGYFDDLHAELARIVPIDPSRVYATGISNGAAMVYRLACERPERFAAIAPVGGANQFAAAGGSCAAGVAVLHIHGTADPCWAYGGGTAACAQKDGKRKVGVDDTLAGARVRNGCSDTCSEELLPDTADDGMTSVRVRWDGCTAAVELVRVDGGGHTWPGGWQYFSADRVGPVTRDFDADDLFVEFFDAHPKAR